One Eubacteriales bacterium mix99 genomic window carries:
- a CDS encoding sugar ABC transporter permease: MKIKKSKLTSKENKWGYFFTAPWMLGFLAFFTYPLVYSLILSFGKVRDIVSYSLDFAGWTNYANAFFQDTDFIPLLLDTLKEVLIKTPLVVVFSLFIAILLNRELKFKGLFRVAFFLPVLLGTGVVMDTITGNIAKTASELAAEAYESMATSSEEMISLSGTLVAIFGYRIAYFMSNLLTLTKDIFWMSGIQIIIFLGALQTIPESYYEAAYCDGAMEWEKFWKITLPLVTPTILLNTVFTIIDFSTNAGNKVIKYTLDTTFKDFNLAYGSALGWIYFVISGAIAILAFTILRRFTNYD, encoded by the coding sequence ATGAAGATAAAAAAGTCGAAGCTTACTTCAAAGGAAAACAAATGGGGCTATTTTTTCACTGCTCCATGGATGCTGGGGTTCTTGGCCTTCTTTACCTATCCGTTGGTGTATTCGCTGATTCTTTCCTTCGGCAAGGTCAGGGATATCGTTTCTTATTCCCTGGACTTTGCGGGATGGACGAATTATGCCAATGCATTTTTCCAGGATACAGATTTTATTCCGCTGCTTCTGGACACGCTGAAGGAGGTATTGATTAAAACGCCTCTCGTCGTCGTATTTTCTCTTTTTATTGCCATATTGCTGAATCGGGAATTGAAGTTCAAGGGATTGTTCCGAGTGGCGTTTTTCCTGCCTGTTTTACTGGGTACCGGTGTTGTTATGGATACGATCACAGGGAACATTGCGAAGACGGCTTCTGAGCTTGCTGCAGAGGCGTACGAATCGATGGCGACATCTTCTGAAGAAATGATCAGTCTCTCCGGTACGTTGGTGGCAATTTTCGGGTACCGCATCGCTTATTTCATGAGTAACCTGCTGACGCTTACAAAGGATATCTTCTGGATGTCCGGAATCCAGATCATTATCTTTCTCGGGGCCCTGCAGACCATACCGGAATCCTATTACGAGGCAGCTTACTGCGACGGTGCCATGGAGTGGGAAAAGTTCTGGAAAATCACCCTGCCCCTGGTTACTCCGACCATATTGCTCAATACGGTATTTACGATAATTGATTTCTCCACAAATGCCGGAAATAAGGTGATAAAGTATACTCTGGATACCACATTCAAAGACTTTAATCTTGCTTACGGCAGCGCTTTGGGATGGATTTACTTTGTGATATCCGGAGCCATTGCCATTCTCGCTTTCACAATCCTGAGGCGTTTTACCAATTATGATTAA
- a CDS encoding class I SAM-dependent methyltransferase, whose product MDETTKIIRDFYNAGVEVEWNRIAGRPEFLLTCRMLDRYIKSGDKVLDIGGGPGRYSLYLAEKGCDVTLFDLSPENTRFAAERAAEQGLFIQTITGDAREANRLTTEQYNHVLLMGPLYHLLEKEDRVKAVNAALNLLKQNGVIFVSFINMFAGIIYAMKFMPDIVSDPIEQEFYHTFFENRSYSGAAFTQAYFAKQDEILPFMSQFPLEKLHFFGQESITSPCEGNIMSQPKEIVDLWLDLCEKIWEREDLLSWSEHLMYVGRSTSDRSVNSNPVSGS is encoded by the coding sequence ATGGACGAAACCACAAAAATCATAAGGGATTTCTACAATGCGGGAGTGGAAGTTGAATGGAATCGTATCGCGGGCAGACCGGAATTCCTGCTGACTTGCCGGATGCTTGACCGTTATATAAAATCGGGTGATAAGGTTCTCGACATTGGCGGCGGTCCGGGGAGATATTCTCTTTATCTTGCGGAAAAAGGCTGCGATGTCACACTGTTCGACTTGTCGCCGGAGAACACCAGGTTTGCCGCCGAACGCGCCGCCGAACAAGGGCTTTTCATCCAAACGATCACCGGCGACGCACGGGAAGCGAATAGGCTGACTACCGAGCAATACAACCATGTTTTGCTTATGGGACCACTTTATCATCTTCTGGAAAAAGAGGACAGAGTAAAGGCCGTAAACGCCGCATTAAACTTGTTGAAACAAAATGGCGTTATCTTTGTGTCGTTTATCAATATGTTTGCCGGAATAATATACGCAATGAAGTTTATGCCGGATATTGTAAGCGATCCCATTGAGCAGGAGTTTTATCATACCTTTTTTGAAAATCGTAGCTATTCAGGTGCGGCGTTTACCCAGGCGTATTTCGCAAAGCAGGACGAAATCCTGCCGTTCATGTCGCAGTTTCCACTTGAAAAGCTCCACTTTTTCGGTCAGGAGAGCATTACCTCCCCCTGCGAGGGCAACATCATGTCACAGCCGAAAGAGATTGTAGATCTGTGGCTTGATCTCTGCGAAAAGATCTGGGAGCGTGAGGATTTGCTCAGTTGGTCGGAGCATTTGATGTATGTAGGGAGATCTACCTCCGACAGGTCGGTAAACTCAAATCCCGTATCCGGATCATAA
- a CDS encoding DUF5696 domain-containing protein, producing the protein MNKKRVGTMALAVLLFFGCPGLFHPGKVSARENGTAGQEPQKMEEQKTDEQRSQDIKPEKQISQGLASEVREPEGYTLAAENDFLILYVREETGVIDVVDKETGYVWSSAVDPAKYTPEGEKPDAYFMETYNSLFGLSYTDLGMNSTDIITAPVNTLEPEIGMKEIKNGVRLSYHLPEENISLAVDISIDGKSLIASVPSKRIQEGEGTKKKLDGYVKTIREFIAHTEKIVDEADKLKLSENKATIANARKGIAKLKDYFKDVKSAVGIQYIAEKASGVIRSHSNIQSLDDCIYGGQKDEKGFFNKIRESDKVSKKDKDRFAKMRSDLEKEEDYAVYCIGLMKSIKYGGIIQIQLLPNFGASSDDEKGYVFFPNGSGAIAYNKPDHGNVTGHYEQDIYSDRGVDIRWEFNRDLAGLKRAMLPVYGSKKEKDAFLAIIEKGDVDASVSFYPSGNTVNLNRINANFTYRNMVEISSSSAYSSKTAKVYEKEKNSFDAEVRFQFLNGEQANYSGMANAYRSYLQKRSLLNKSDRLQKGKVPIGLEFVGGVEKPVLFFSRFIPFSTFGQVQDIMGKLKTAGVENMMIGMDRWTDPIKRPTRFRPAAGLGGGQGLKDLEKEAKRQKNALFLAEDYVYADSSDRNINKKKLANDTNQRIFEFGTHSDKLFSPLVVKESLLKQSLPAHKEYGNPGMMVSAIPNLMYYDYNEKYRSTRAGTVKTWMESYEQAARQIELASMGGNLYVLKNSSWLLDIPIGSTDYVFADQSVPFYQMVVHGSIPYTAKPFNTFFDKELEKLKAIEYGCVPFYLLTVEETARYADIYDEFTTPYPLAEKEIIDTYREFEKNFSRFTDAYMISHEYRPDDIAVVKYSNNRTIYINYSGKEGKADDIVVPAKGYVVH; encoded by the coding sequence ATGAATAAAAAAAGAGTAGGTACCATGGCCCTTGCAGTTCTGCTGTTTTTCGGATGCCCTGGTCTGTTTCATCCGGGAAAAGTGTCTGCCCGGGAAAATGGGACGGCAGGGCAGGAACCGCAGAAGATGGAAGAGCAGAAGACGGATGAGCAAAGATCGCAGGACATCAAACCGGAAAAGCAGATTTCGCAGGGCTTGGCATCGGAAGTTAGGGAACCGGAAGGGTATACGCTTGCTGCAGAAAATGATTTTCTCATCCTTTATGTAAGGGAGGAAACCGGCGTCATCGATGTAGTGGACAAAGAAACGGGATATGTATGGAGCTCAGCTGTGGATCCTGCAAAATATACGCCGGAAGGGGAGAAACCGGACGCGTATTTCATGGAAACCTACAATTCGCTGTTTGGATTGTCCTATACGGATCTGGGCATGAATTCAACCGATATCATTACCGCTCCCGTAAACACTCTGGAACCGGAGATTGGCATGAAGGAAATAAAGAATGGCGTAAGGCTTTCCTATCATCTTCCGGAAGAAAATATTTCCCTGGCTGTGGACATTTCCATAGACGGGAAGTCCCTGATTGCCTCTGTTCCGTCAAAACGTATCCAGGAGGGGGAAGGGACAAAGAAAAAACTGGATGGCTATGTCAAAACCATCCGGGAGTTTATTGCTCATACGGAAAAAATCGTCGATGAGGCGGATAAACTGAAGCTCAGTGAAAATAAAGCCACGATTGCCAATGCCAGAAAAGGCATCGCCAAACTCAAGGATTATTTTAAAGATGTGAAGAGTGCGGTAGGCATCCAATATATAGCGGAGAAGGCGAGTGGCGTCATACGGAGTCATTCAAACATCCAATCTCTCGACGACTGTATTTATGGCGGGCAGAAAGATGAAAAAGGCTTTTTCAATAAGATCAGGGAATCGGACAAGGTTTCAAAGAAGGACAAGGACCGTTTTGCAAAGATGAGGAGCGACCTGGAGAAAGAAGAGGACTATGCCGTATACTGCATTGGGCTGATGAAATCCATCAAATACGGCGGGATAATACAAATCCAGCTGCTTCCCAATTTTGGCGCCTCTTCGGACGATGAAAAAGGCTATGTTTTCTTTCCCAACGGATCGGGTGCCATCGCTTACAATAAGCCGGATCATGGCAATGTAACCGGACATTATGAACAGGATATCTATTCCGACCGGGGTGTGGATATCCGGTGGGAATTCAACCGGGATCTGGCAGGGCTGAAACGGGCTATGCTGCCGGTTTACGGTTCAAAAAAGGAAAAGGACGCTTTTCTGGCCATAATTGAAAAAGGGGACGTGGACGCGTCTGTATCCTTCTATCCCAGCGGAAATACCGTTAATCTGAATCGGATCAATGCAAATTTTACTTACCGGAATATGGTGGAGATCAGCTCCTCCAGTGCTTATTCCTCCAAAACCGCCAAGGTTTATGAAAAAGAGAAGAACAGCTTTGATGCGGAAGTCCGGTTTCAATTCCTGAACGGGGAACAGGCAAACTACAGTGGCATGGCCAACGCCTACCGGTCTTATCTTCAGAAAAGATCCCTTCTGAACAAAAGCGACCGGCTTCAGAAAGGGAAAGTGCCCATAGGACTGGAATTTGTCGGTGGCGTGGAAAAGCCAGTCCTGTTCTTTAGCCGGTTCATCCCCTTCTCCACTTTCGGGCAGGTACAGGATATCATGGGGAAGCTGAAAACGGCTGGTGTGGAAAACATGATGATCGGAATGGATCGCTGGACCGATCCGATCAAAAGGCCCACCCGGTTCCGACCAGCAGCCGGCCTCGGGGGAGGACAAGGGCTGAAGGATCTGGAAAAAGAAGCAAAACGGCAAAAGAATGCCCTGTTTCTGGCGGAGGATTATGTTTATGCCGATTCGTCCGACCGCAATATAAATAAGAAAAAGCTGGCAAACGATACGAACCAGAGGATCTTTGAGTTCGGTACCCATTCCGATAAGCTGTTTTCACCATTGGTGGTAAAGGAAAGCTTATTGAAACAATCCCTGCCGGCTCATAAGGAATATGGCAACCCCGGCATGATGGTTTCTGCAATTCCGAATCTCATGTATTATGATTACAATGAGAAATACCGGTCCACCCGGGCAGGGACGGTGAAAACATGGATGGAAAGCTATGAACAGGCAGCCAGGCAGATCGAGCTTGCCAGTATGGGCGGCAATCTGTATGTGCTGAAAAACAGCTCCTGGCTTCTGGATATTCCCATCGGCTCCACAGATTATGTCTTTGCCGATCAATCCGTGCCGTTTTATCAGATGGTGGTTCATGGCTCCATTCCCTATACGGCAAAGCCTTTCAACACGTTCTTTGATAAGGAACTGGAAAAATTGAAGGCCATTGAATACGGATGCGTCCCGTTCTATTTGCTGACGGTGGAGGAAACGGCCAGGTATGCGGATATCTATGATGAATTCACTACTCCTTACCCATTGGCAGAGAAGGAGATCATCGATACCTATCGGGAGTTTGAAAAAAACTTTTCCCGGTTTACCGATGCTTATATGATATCCCATGAATATCGGCCGGATGACATTGCAGTGGTAAAATACAGCAACAACAGGACAATATATATCAATTATTCCGGGAAAGAGGGTAAGGCAGATGATATTGTGGTTCCGGCAAAAGGATATGTTGTACATTAA
- a CDS encoding metallophosphoesterase family protein, translating into MIYAVLSDIHGNLPAFQAVVADAKANGATVFLLLGDYMRDTPFLNEVVDIIRTLPNCTAILGNGDIGVISLSRTKPAGCKHEQMLPNFWSYKNLTQINLDFLMSLPETADLTTPSGKWLHLSHGFPLIGHSPRLGAFHSGDYARKMEQKPFSFQDGVNAMQISAEKYAQEIADCPGDICLFGHNHLQFFGKVKDKILLNPGSCGLPFDYDTRAPYAIIEDDGGTPAIELRRVKYDINKTINAIHGFSAFSHAEFWGKLHIAMLRSASDMVMNRFWEHARKIGDGKFPMENDVWRKAVATYEF; encoded by the coding sequence ATGATATACGCGGTATTATCGGATATCCATGGAAACTTGCCGGCGTTTCAGGCGGTTGTTGCCGATGCAAAAGCGAATGGCGCAACAGTCTTCTTACTGCTAGGCGATTATATGCGCGATACGCCGTTTTTGAATGAAGTGGTGGATATCATCCGCACTTTGCCTAACTGTACTGCGATACTTGGCAACGGCGACATCGGCGTGATTTCGTTAAGCCGAACAAAGCCCGCCGGTTGTAAGCATGAACAAATGCTGCCAAATTTTTGGTCTTACAAAAATCTGACGCAGATAAACCTTGATTTTCTGATGTCCCTCCCCGAAACCGCTGATCTGACCACGCCAAGCGGCAAATGGCTTCATTTATCGCATGGTTTTCCGTTAATCGGACATTCTCCGCGGCTCGGCGCATTCCATTCCGGCGATTACGCCAGGAAGATGGAACAAAAACCATTTTCTTTTCAGGACGGAGTAAACGCCATGCAAATATCCGCTGAGAAATACGCACAGGAAATCGCGGATTGTCCCGGTGATATTTGTTTGTTCGGGCATAATCATTTGCAGTTTTTCGGTAAAGTCAAAGACAAGATTTTGCTCAACCCCGGCAGCTGCGGATTGCCTTTCGACTATGACACCCGCGCGCCGTATGCCATCATTGAGGATGACGGCGGTACACCGGCAATAGAACTGCGCCGGGTCAAATATGACATCAATAAAACGATTAACGCCATTCACGGGTTTTCCGCTTTTTCGCACGCGGAGTTTTGGGGGAAATTGCATATCGCTATGCTCCGGAGTGCCTCGGATATGGTGATGAATCGATTTTGGGAACATGCCCGTAAAATCGGTGACGGTAAGTTTCCGATGGAAAACGACGTATGGCGTAAAGCCGTGGCGACTTACGAATTTTGA
- a CDS encoding sulfatase-like hydrolase/transferase, which produces MSPNIIIVMTDQQRADLRKGAGYSLDTMPFLDSWAKGGVDFARAYTPNPTCMPARVSMLTGRYPESHGVRTNHNARDAFYTADLLDVLKSMGYVTALCGKNHSHRNPSDFDFHEVNGHTGIEDHQKISEAESRLDQYLSELQHMEGHRPSPGGIMVQQPYRNVTSALRFIDQCKGDRPFFLWLSFAEPHNPYQVPEPYFDMFPPESLPEQQTSTENLADKGHRFIWLRSIWEKILGPDIDNRILRVRSNYHGMLRLIDDQFKRLIHGLDERNLVKNTIILFVSDHGDFVGEYGLIRKGPDLPDVLTHIPMIWRGPGVAPQGTLKSPFVNLVDILPTICDILRAETPFGVQGKSILPLLRNRNIPEGEYQVAYSESGYSGRYWTDRDRLDIVTEGASRNMETFDCLNTWTQCGQVRMIRKGDYKMQVDMMGKGYLYHLVSDPMEIRNLWDNPAYMAIKADLLTGLTAAMLRACDPLPAPHHRYRTKIHPKGYWYQDYVAEDPGVRE; this is translated from the coding sequence ATGTCCCCAAATATCATTATTGTTATGACAGACCAGCAAAGGGCTGATTTGCGCAAAGGAGCGGGATACTCCCTGGATACCATGCCATTTTTGGATTCCTGGGCCAAAGGCGGAGTGGATTTTGCCAGAGCTTATACACCCAACCCCACCTGTATGCCTGCCAGAGTCAGCATGTTGACCGGGCGCTATCCGGAAAGTCATGGAGTACGCACCAATCATAATGCCCGGGATGCTTTCTATACGGCGGATTTGCTGGATGTATTGAAATCAATGGGTTATGTGACTGCGTTGTGTGGGAAAAATCATTCCCATCGCAATCCGTCGGATTTTGACTTTCATGAAGTGAACGGGCATACCGGTATAGAAGATCACCAGAAGATTTCGGAAGCAGAGAGCAGGCTGGATCAATATTTATCAGAATTACAGCATATGGAAGGGCATCGGCCGTCCCCGGGAGGAATCATGGTACAGCAACCTTATCGCAATGTGACGTCCGCCTTGAGATTCATTGATCAATGCAAGGGAGACAGACCCTTCTTCCTTTGGCTGTCCTTTGCTGAGCCACATAACCCTTATCAGGTACCGGAGCCTTATTTCGATATGTTCCCTCCGGAGTCCTTGCCGGAGCAGCAAACATCCACGGAAAATCTGGCGGACAAGGGACATCGCTTTATCTGGCTTCGCAGTATCTGGGAAAAGATCCTGGGCCCGGATATAGACAACCGAATTTTGCGCGTCCGTTCCAATTATCATGGCATGCTCCGGTTGATTGATGATCAGTTCAAACGCTTGATCCATGGTCTGGATGAAAGAAATCTCGTGAAGAATACCATCATATTGTTCGTATCGGACCATGGCGATTTTGTCGGGGAATACGGGCTGATCCGCAAGGGGCCGGATCTGCCGGATGTGTTGACCCATATTCCCATGATATGGCGGGGGCCTGGAGTGGCTCCACAGGGAACGTTAAAGAGCCCTTTCGTAAATCTGGTCGACATATTGCCGACCATTTGTGATATTCTCAGAGCGGAAACTCCTTTTGGAGTACAGGGGAAAAGTATTCTCCCGCTTCTTCGAAACCGAAATATTCCGGAAGGGGAATATCAGGTTGCCTATTCGGAAAGCGGTTACTCCGGACGCTATTGGACGGACAGGGACAGGCTGGATATTGTAACGGAGGGTGCAAGCAGGAATATGGAGACGTTTGATTGTCTGAACACGTGGACGCAATGCGGTCAGGTGCGAATGATCCGTAAAGGCGATTATAAAATGCAGGTTGATATGATGGGAAAAGGGTACTTATACCACTTGGTATCCGATCCGATGGAAATACGGAATCTATGGGATAATCCTGCGTATATGGCTATCAAGGCGGACCTTTTAACCGGGTTAACTGCTGCGATGTTGAGAGCCTGTGATCCGCTCCCTGCACCGCATCATCGGTATCGCACCAAAATCCATCCCAAAGGGTACTGGTATCAGGATTATGTGGCTGAGGATCCGGGAGTACGGGAATGA
- a CDS encoding anaerobic sulfatase maturase translates to MNRPFSLLIKPTSADCNLRCEYCFYLEKSVLYPRSKKHRMSDEVLEKMIAGYLATEQPVYAFGWQGGEPTLMGREFFEKVLSLQQKYGKGRTIANSLQTNGTLLDDDFARFLAENHFLVGISLDGPEEVHNRYRRRADGSGSWQDVRRGMQCLERNHVEFNVLTLVNAADAGRGKQIYRYLRDLGVQYHQYIPCVEPEPDGSPMPFSITGEQWGQFLCDVFAEWIREDVYRVSVRMFDAVLNHMIDGSYSVCHMAGNCCQYFVVEHNGDVYPCDFFVEKDKRIGNLADRSWESMLSDPGYLAFGRQKAQWNPQCRSCEYLTYCSGDCLKHRIYNGNPPDHMSWLCSGWKAFYQHALPQLRELAEACRKDPAMAGKWEDAPKNGLFVDAGWGRNEPCYCGSGKKYKKCHGAH, encoded by the coding sequence ATGAACAGGCCATTTTCGTTATTGATCAAGCCCACATCAGCGGATTGTAATTTAAGATGTGAATATTGCTTTTATCTGGAGAAGAGTGTGTTGTATCCCCGAAGCAAAAAACATCGTATGTCGGATGAGGTTCTGGAAAAAATGATTGCAGGCTATCTGGCTACTGAGCAGCCGGTCTATGCCTTCGGCTGGCAGGGAGGGGAGCCGACTTTGATGGGCCGGGAATTCTTTGAGAAAGTTCTCTCTTTGCAGCAAAAGTACGGAAAGGGCAGGACCATTGCCAACAGTCTGCAGACCAATGGTACTTTGCTGGATGACGATTTTGCCCGTTTCCTGGCAGAAAACCATTTTCTGGTGGGGATCAGCCTGGATGGGCCGGAGGAGGTCCATAACCGGTATCGAAGGCGGGCGGACGGCTCCGGATCCTGGCAGGATGTTCGCAGGGGAATGCAGTGTCTGGAACGGAACCATGTTGAATTCAATGTCCTGACGCTGGTGAATGCGGCAGACGCAGGCCGGGGAAAGCAGATTTACCGGTATCTCCGGGATCTTGGAGTGCAGTATCATCAATACATTCCCTGTGTGGAGCCGGAGCCGGACGGCAGTCCCATGCCTTTTTCCATAACCGGGGAGCAGTGGGGACAGTTTCTGTGCGATGTGTTTGCTGAATGGATCCGGGAGGATGTCTATCGGGTATCGGTCCGCATGTTCGATGCTGTTTTGAACCACATGATAGACGGCAGCTATTCGGTGTGCCATATGGCTGGAAATTGCTGTCAATACTTTGTGGTGGAGCATAACGGGGATGTTTATCCGTGTGACTTTTTTGTGGAGAAGGACAAAAGAATTGGGAACCTTGCGGACCGTTCCTGGGAATCCATGTTGTCTGACCCCGGATATCTTGCGTTTGGGCGGCAAAAGGCACAGTGGAATCCACAATGCCGTTCCTGTGAATATCTTACATATTGCTCCGGTGACTGCCTGAAGCATCGCATTTATAACGGAAACCCGCCGGATCATATGAGCTGGCTGTGCAGCGGGTGGAAAGCTTTTTACCAGCACGCCCTGCCTCAGCTGCGGGAGCTGGCGGAGGCCTGCAGGAAGGATCCTGCCATGGCGGGGAAGTGGGAAGATGCTCCCAAAAATGGACTTTTTGTGGATGCCGGATGGGGGCGGAATGAACCCTGCTACTGTGGCAGCGGTAAAAAATACAAGAAATGCCACGGCGCCCATTGA
- a CDS encoding carbohydrate ABC transporter permease, which translates to MDHFRKVSGKFLINLIIYALLIELVFVFLYPLIYLVFNSLKYDFELIDASKVWVITRVNAENYSNVFQKMNYFHTLFNTLTVVLISTVGHVLSCGLAGYGFARFQFRGKGIMFGIAMLSLIIPPQVLIMPLYIQYSELNWMGTFLPILVPCFFGFGLKGGLYIFLFRQFFKTLPKSYEEAAKIEGCSMPRIFFSIMLPIAKTTILVVSILSVVWHWNDAFEPDTYLSNYNKILVQRISGVAQYGVKVTTALGNEINLDAMAACVLAMLPLMIIYFVFQKQFMQGVENSGLANF; encoded by the coding sequence ATGGATCATTTTCGGAAAGTATCCGGCAAATTTCTGATCAATCTCATTATCTATGCGCTGTTGATTGAGCTGGTTTTTGTTTTTCTGTATCCATTGATCTATCTGGTCTTCAATTCACTCAAGTATGATTTTGAGTTGATTGATGCCAGCAAGGTGTGGGTGATTACCAGGGTGAATGCTGAGAACTACAGTAACGTATTCCAAAAGATGAATTACTTCCATACCCTTTTCAATACGCTTACGGTGGTGCTGATCAGTACGGTGGGACATGTTCTTTCCTGCGGCCTGGCAGGCTACGGCTTTGCACGGTTTCAGTTCCGGGGCAAGGGGATCATGTTTGGAATTGCCATGCTGAGTCTGATTATTCCGCCGCAGGTGCTGATCATGCCTCTCTATATCCAGTATTCCGAACTCAACTGGATGGGAACGTTTCTGCCGATTCTGGTTCCCTGCTTTTTTGGCTTTGGGCTAAAGGGAGGGCTGTATATCTTTTTGTTCCGGCAGTTTTTCAAAACCCTGCCGAAGTCTTACGAAGAGGCAGCAAAAATTGAGGGCTGCTCCATGCCGCGGATATTTTTCAGCATTATGCTTCCCATTGCAAAGACCACAATCCTGGTGGTATCGATTTTATCAGTCGTATGGCATTGGAATGACGCCTTTGAGCCGGATACCTATTTGTCCAACTATAACAAAATACTGGTGCAGCGAATATCCGGGGTAGCCCAGTACGGGGTAAAAGTCACCACTGCACTGGGAAATGAGATCAATCTGGATGCCATGGCAGCATGTGTGCTGGCAATGCTGCCTTTGATGATCATCTATTTTGTGTTCCAGAAGCAGTTTATGCAGGGAGTGGAAAACAGCGGGCTGGCAAATTTTTAA